A section of the Ranitomeya imitator isolate aRanImi1 chromosome 7, aRanImi1.pri, whole genome shotgun sequence genome encodes:
- the DECR2 gene encoding peroxisomal 2,4-dienoyl-CoA reductase [(3E)-enoyl-CoA-producing] isoform X1, giving the protein MSALPPPDHPPEDVGSDDCLPSYSYLYSPTLLQGRVAFITGGGSGIGFRIAEIFMRHGCDTIIVSRNLQRVTEAAEKLRGATGRHCLPLTADVRQPQTLADAVEEALRTFSRVDILVNNAAGNFLCPASSLSFNAFKNVLDIDTMGTFNASKILFERYFRDHGGVILNVTATLGYRGNVLQVHAGSAKAAIDAMTKHLAVEWGPSKVRVNGIAPGPIGGTEGMRRLGGSFAEDVGVWDTIPLQRLGNKTEVAHGALFLVSPLASYVTGTTLVMDGGSWMTSPNHMASVLDLWSSQMKKSK; this is encoded by the exons ATGTCCGCGCTGCCACCTCCAGACCACCCCCCGGAGGACGTGGGGAGTGATGACTGCCTCCCGTCCTACAGCTACCTCTACAGCCCGACCCTGCTGCA GGGCAGGGTGGCCTTCATCACCGGAGGCGGCTCAGGGATTGGATTCCGCATTGCTGAGATATTTATGAG gcacggctgtgacaccatCATTGTCAGCAGGAACCTACAGCGGGTGACTGAG GCGGCAGAGAAGTTGCGAGGGGCGACAGGCCGGCACTGCCTGCCATTGACCGCAGATGTGAGACAACCCCAGACTCTGGCTGACGCGGTGGAGGAGGCTCTGAGGACCTTCTCCAGAGTGGACATCCTGGTGAACA ATGCTGCTGGGAATTTCCTCTGCCCTGCGAGCAGCTTGTCCTTTAACGCCTTTAAGAACGTCCTTGACATTGACACGATGGGCACGTTCAACGCCAGCAAGATCCTGTTTGAGCGATATTTCCGC gATCACGGCGGAGTCATCTTAAACGTCACGGCGACGCTGGGTTACAGGGGAAACGTCCTGCAAGTGCATGCGGGCAGTGCCAAGGCGGCTATAG ATGCCATGACCAAGCACCTGGCAGTGGAGTGGGGTCCAAGTAAAGTGCGGGTGAACGGCATCGCTCCCGGGCCCATCGGGGGCACCGAAGGAATGCGTAGACTGG GTGGATCCTTTGCGGAGGACGTGGGAGTGTGGGATACCATCCCCCTACAGCGGCTAGGGAATAAGACTGAGGTGGCACACGGGGCCCTCTTCTTGGTTAGCCCTCTGGCATCCTACGTGACTGGCACCACCCTGGTGATGGACGGCGGCTCCTGGATGACCTCCCCCAATCACATGGCATCAGTGCTGG atCTTTGGTCGTCTCAGATGAAGAAAAGCAAATGA
- the NME4 gene encoding nucleoside diphosphate kinase, mitochondrial has translation MSCILRGLLSGGRAVYPARPPCLGYSSAAPEICERTLIAVKPDGVQRRMVGEVIKRFEQRGFKLVGIKMLQASEAVLSKHYHDLQKKPFYPALIRYMASGPVVAMGSMVWEGHNVVRSSRLMVGETDSSQAKPGTVRGDFSVHISRNIIHASDSVEVAEKEIGLWFHTAELITWETNDHSDLYQV, from the exons ATGAGCTGCATCCTCCGGGGGCTGCTGAGCGGAGGGAGAGCCGTGTACCCGGCCAGGCCGCCATGTTTGGGCTACAGCTCCG CggctcctgagatctgtgaaaggACGCTGATCGCCGTGAAGCCGGACGGGGTGCAGCGGAGAATGGTCGGGGAGGTCATCAAACGATTTGAGCAACGTGGCTTTAAGTTGGTGGGAATAAAAATGCTGCAG GCCTCCGAGGCCGTCCTGAGCAAACATTACCATGACCTACAGAAGAAGCCCTTCTACCCTGCGCTCATACGGTACATGGCGTCCGGACCTGTGGTAGCAATGGGGAGTATG GTTTGGGAGGGGCACAACGTGGTTAGATCTTCCCGTTTGATGGTTGGCGAGACTGACTCTTCTCAGGCCAAGCCTGGTACTGTGCGAGGAGACTTTAGCGTTCATATCAGcag GAACATCATCCATGCCAGTGACTCGGTGGAGGTGGCGGAGAAGGAGATCGGCTTGTGGTTCCATACTGCGGAATTGATCACTTGGGAAACTAATGATCATAGCGACTTGTATCAAGTTTAG
- the DECR2 gene encoding peroxisomal 2,4-dienoyl-CoA reductase [(3E)-enoyl-CoA-producing] isoform X2, producing the protein MSALPPPDHPPEDVGSDDCLPSYSYLYSPTLLQGRVAFITGGGSGIGFRIAEIFMRHGCDTIIVSRNLQRVTEAAEKLRGATGRHCLPLTADVRQPQTLADAVEEALRTFSRVDILVNNAAGNFLCPASSLSFNAFKNVLDIDTMGTFNASKILFERYFRDHGGVILNVTATLGYRGNVLQVHAGSAKAAIDAMTKHLAVEWGPSKVRVNGIAPGPIGGTEGMRRLGGSFAEDVGVWDTIPLQRLGNKTEVAHGALFLVSPLASYVTGTTLVMDGGSWMTSPNHMASVLGTPPSPHL; encoded by the exons ATGTCCGCGCTGCCACCTCCAGACCACCCCCCGGAGGACGTGGGGAGTGATGACTGCCTCCCGTCCTACAGCTACCTCTACAGCCCGACCCTGCTGCA GGGCAGGGTGGCCTTCATCACCGGAGGCGGCTCAGGGATTGGATTCCGCATTGCTGAGATATTTATGAG gcacggctgtgacaccatCATTGTCAGCAGGAACCTACAGCGGGTGACTGAG GCGGCAGAGAAGTTGCGAGGGGCGACAGGCCGGCACTGCCTGCCATTGACCGCAGATGTGAGACAACCCCAGACTCTGGCTGACGCGGTGGAGGAGGCTCTGAGGACCTTCTCCAGAGTGGACATCCTGGTGAACA ATGCTGCTGGGAATTTCCTCTGCCCTGCGAGCAGCTTGTCCTTTAACGCCTTTAAGAACGTCCTTGACATTGACACGATGGGCACGTTCAACGCCAGCAAGATCCTGTTTGAGCGATATTTCCGC gATCACGGCGGAGTCATCTTAAACGTCACGGCGACGCTGGGTTACAGGGGAAACGTCCTGCAAGTGCATGCGGGCAGTGCCAAGGCGGCTATAG ATGCCATGACCAAGCACCTGGCAGTGGAGTGGGGTCCAAGTAAAGTGCGGGTGAACGGCATCGCTCCCGGGCCCATCGGGGGCACCGAAGGAATGCGTAGACTGG GTGGATCCTTTGCGGAGGACGTGGGAGTGTGGGATACCATCCCCCTACAGCGGCTAGGGAATAAGACTGAGGTGGCACACGGGGCCCTCTTCTTGGTTAGCCCTCTGGCATCCTACGTGACTGGCACCACCCTGGTGATGGACGGCGGCTCCTGGATGACCTCCCCCAATCACATGGCATCAGTGCTGGGTacccctccttctcctcatctATAG